Within Mustela nigripes isolate SB6536 chromosome 3, MUSNIG.SB6536, whole genome shotgun sequence, the genomic segment caaacccctcagattgtttttcagagtccctagtctctcatggttcatctcttcttccaatttccctcaactcccttctcctctctaactccccttgtcctccatgctatttgttatgcttcacaaataagtgaaaccatatgataattgactctctctgcttgacttatttcactcagcataatctcttccagtcccatctatgttgatacaaaagttgggtattcatcttttctgatggaggcataatactccatagtgtatatggactacatcttccttacccattcgccaattgaagggcatcttggttctttccacagtttggcgactgtggccattgctgctataaacattggggtacaggtggcccttcttttcactacatctgtatctttgggataaatacccagtagtgcaattgcagcgtcatagggaagctctatttttagagcttgaggaatctccacactgttctccaaagaggatgcaccaacttgcattcccaccaacagtggaagagggttcccctttctccacatcccctccaacacatgttgtttcctgtcttgctaattttggccattctaactggtgtaaggtggtatctcaatgtggttttaatttgaatctccctgatggctagtgatgatgaacattttttcatgtgtctgatagccatttgtatgtcttcattggagaagtgtctgttcatatcttctgcccattttttgatatgattgtctgttttgtgtgtattgagtttgaggagttctttatagatcctggatatcaaccttttgtctgtactgtcatttgcaaatatcttctcccattccgtgggttgcctctttgttttcttgactgtttcttttgctgtgcaaagcttttgattttgatgaagtcctaaaagttcatttttgcttttgtttccattgcctttggagacatatcttgaaagaagttgctgtggctaatactgaagagattactgcctatgttctcctctaggattctgatggattcctgtctcatgttgaggtcttttatatattttgagtttatctttgtgtacggtgtaagagaatggttgagtttcattcttatacatatagctgcccagttttcccagcaccatttattgaagagactgtcttttttccactgtatattttttcctgttttgtcaaagattatttgaccatagagttgagggtccatatctgggctctctactctgttccactggtctatatgtctgtttttatgccagtaccatgctacttaatttctttaaaatttttttttttgccaaaaagaaaggcaattagaaattttatagtattgcattgaatctgtatatAAATTTGGGGAGTACTGCATCTtgacaatattaagtctttcagTCTATGAAAATGGGATAACTTTACATTTATGTgggtcttctttcatttatttcagcagCGTTTCATAGTTTTTCTGTATTACTGAGATTATTGTGTGTTTTTGTTCCCTTAATTCCATTTGTATGGTGTATTATATTGAATGATTTCTGTATATCGAACCACTCTTGCATTCGTGGGATAATTCTCACTTGGTTATGCTTTATAATCTATTTAAAGGTCTTCTGGATTtagcttgctaatattttgttaaggatttatGTATCAATATTTATAAGAGATACTGATCGGTAGCTTCATTTTCTTGCAATATCTTTATCTCAATTTAGTGTTAAAACAGTACAGACCTTAAGAAATGAATTAGGAAgagttttctcctatttttttagAGTTTGAGATGTACTggtgttaatttttatattttattttatattttcagtgttccaagactcattgtttatgtaccacacccagtgtttatttttgaaaaatttgttaAAAGCCACGAGTGAAACCATTTGGTCCTGAGCTTTTCTTTGCTGGAAAAGTTTTTTGACTACTGACTCAATCTGTTTATTACACATctgctcagattttctgtttctccttgagTCAGCtatattattttgtgtgtttccaggaatttgttcatttttcctagGTTAGCTGATGTGTTGGCATACAATTGTtctaatatgttcttataatactttttatttctgtaaggtcaGAACtcattctctgctttctttcctgattttagaaattcaagtcttctgactttttttttttttgtcaatttagctaaaggtttgtcaagtTTGTTAAActcttcaaagaaccaacttttagtgtcattgattttctgcattattttactgttctctaatctttattatttcattccttctatTTGCTTTGACATtagttttgtgttcttttcctttcttttccaagatGGAAAGTTAAAttattgatttgaaatattttttcaatgttggtgtttatagctataaatttctGTGTCCTTCTTTCATTACATTTcctaagttttggtatgttgtatccCATTTTCATTAATCtcaaaatactttataatttccATTGTGATTCCTTCTTTTACCCACTGGTGATCTAAAGATGTGTTGTTTAGCTTTCATATATTTGTAAGTTTTCCAAATTGCTTTATGTTATtgatttgtgatttcattttattttgtttggagaGCATAgtataatttaaatcttttaaaatttattgagacttgcttTGTGAACTAACATATGGTCTATCCAGGGCAATGtgccatgtgcaccagagaagaatgtattCTGCTCTTGTTGGATATAGTGTGTTCTACATATGCTTGTGAAGTCTATTTGGCTTTTAATGTTGTCCAAATCcattatttccttgctgatattTAGTTTTGCTGTTCTATTTATTATTGAAAATGGAGTATTGAAGTTATAAACCATTATTGCTAAATTCATTTTGAGTCTTGAAGGATATTTTGGGTAGATAGAGAATTCCAGTGGTAATTGTTTTCtttgaacaaaggaaaatataatccTTTTACTTTggcttccattatttttttatttttttatgttgatttttcccccccaatggaattttttttttcggcataacagtattctttattttttcaccacacccagggctccatgcaatccgtgccctctataataccacctggtaccccaacctcccacccacccatcaattcattatttttaatctgtaagCCAACTGTCAGtcttaattttaaagttaatactTTGAAGTGACTatgtctccttaaaaaaaaaaaagattgatttatttattttaggggaaggggcagtgggagatggagagggagagtctcaagcatACCCCACACTGAGTGCATAGTCCCATGGggcccaatctcacaaccctgagataatgacctgagccaaaaccaagagtcagaggcctgggggcacctgggtggctcagtggtttaagcctctgccttcagctcgggtcatgatctcagggtcctgggatcgagccccacatcgggctctctgctcggcggggagcctgcttccccccctctctctgcctacttgtaatctctctctgtctatcaaataaatgaataaaaatctttaaaaaaataaaaaaaaaaataaaagagtcagAGGCCtgaccaactgtgccacccaggtgcccctggagtgaCTATGTCTTCCTTCTCAggctgcttttaacatttttttctttattttggttctaAATACTTTTAGTATGATATGTCTAAGTGTGGTGTTCTTTGTATAAATCCTGCTTTGATTTTGTAGGGTTAATGAATCATTGGTTTGAGATAATACTTGTCCATTATCTCTTCAAGTTCTGATTCagcctatttctctctttccctcctttttaggAACTCATACTATGTATGTCTCTATATCTTTAGTCTCTAacctttgtttctgatttttcaattcttttcctatttttattattatttgtaatgttagccaccatacagtacctcattagttttttatgtagtgttccaagattcattgtttacatataaaacccagtgctccatgcaatacatgccctccttaatactcatcactggACTAGCCCATCCCTCTAACcccatcccctctaaaaccctcagtttgtttctgggagtccatggtctctcatggttcatctccccctctgatttccaccccttcatttttcccttccttctcctattccttatgttccacttttgagtgaaaccatatgataactggctttctttgcttgacttatttcactcagcataatctcctccagtcccatccatgttgatgcaaatgttgggtattcatcatttctgatagctgagtaatagtccgttgtatatatggaccacatcttctttatccattcatctgttgaagggcatctctgctctttccacagtctggctatggtggacattgctgctatgaatactggggtgcatatggcctttcttttcgctacatctgtatctttggggtaaatatccagtagtgcaattgccaggttatagggtagctctcaACCCCTTTACTCTTAATGCTtcattctgaatattttctaCTGATCTATATTCTAGTTTACAAATTTTCTCCTTAGCAATTTCTAATCTGAAAAATCCATTCATTGAGTTCCTAATTTTAgtaattgtacttttaaaaaagttacccACTATTCTCTTTATTACTCCCACAATCCTGTTAAAATTCTTAGTCTTTAAACataataactttcattttttaatttaaaatcaaatagtCAACATACACCACATTActggtttttgatataatgttcaatgattcattggttGTGTGTATGTTAACTCCAAAATCTTAAACCTCTTTGGgtttttctattgtttctgatattttaattcatattgcAGGAACTCCTCAATTTTTGAATTGTGTGTTTGGCAGTATATACACAAAACTTCTATGGATAACACTGAGGGCGAGGATAATGTGTCTTCTTgagatgtgtttatttttgcaagGTGTCAGAGACACCAGCATTCAGAtcacctcttttttttccattttattttatttcttttcagtgttccagcattcattgtttatgcatcacaccaagtgctccatgcaatatgtgccctccataatacccatcaccaggctcacccaatcccccacttccctcccctccaaaaccctcagtttgtttctcagagtccacagtctctcacggtttgtctccccctccagtttccccccaactcacttctcctctccatttcccaatgtcctccgtgttattccttatgctccacaagtaagtgagaccatataaTACTTGATACAATTTCAGTGATTGAAAAAGTCAGAAGCTGAGCTGCCTACCTACTCCTTATTTAACTCACTCCTATGGTGCAACCTGGGTGGTCCCTCGTAATCAACCACTGTCAGCATTAACTCTTCAAGACAGGAAAAACCTCCCTGCTTAGATACCTGGCCTCTCagactttattttcaaaactgcCTTATgtctcaagagaaaaagaagtttcaGTAATGAAATCCCTAAACCTCTGTGTTTATCTTGGATTTTGTTTCGTAATTCTTTACTAAACCATTAACTCTCTTATACCTTCAATCAGATTTTTTGTTGTCAGTTATCTTTTCTTAAAAGTCTTCAGCAGGAAGTTTAGCTTGACCTACTTCGTCTGCCAATACTGGAACTGTAATTCCCCTGGTGAGGACTGAGGTTCATGCCACTCCCCAGAAATGGAACCCTCTCCATGGTTTACTTTCAAGATTTTGTGCTGGAGGGATTCAAGGGAGGCCTGGAGACCCAGGCCCTGCTCTTTGCTGTGTTTCTGGCCCTGTACATGGTGACTATGCTGGGGAATCTCACCATGATCATGGTTATCACCCTGGATGCCCACCTGCACTCCCCAATGTACTTCTTCCTCAAGAACCTCTCCTTCCTGGATTTGTGCTACTCATCTGTTATTGCCCCCAATGCCCTGGTCAACTTCTTCTCCCCATCTAAGGTCATCACCTTTGCAGGCTGTGCCACCcagttattctttttctccttactgGTCACCACTGAAGGTTTCCTCCTGGGTgtcatggcctatgaccgcttcATGGCCATCTGCAGCCCCTTGCGCTACCCTATCACCATGtgccactctgcctgcactcGCCTAGTTCTGGGCACCTACTGTGGAGGCTGCCTCAACTCTGTTGTGCAGACCAGCTTCACATTCCGCCTCCCATTCTGCAGCTCCAACCGCATCAACCACTTCTTCTGTGATGTTCCCCCACTGCTCCAGCTCGCCTGTGGCAACACAGCCATTAATGAACTTATCTTGTTTGGCATATGTGGGCTCATAATTGTGGGTGTGACATCTGTGGTCCTTGTCTCTTATGGCTACATCACGGTGACCATCCTGCGGATGCGCTCAGGAGCTGGGAGACGCAAGGTCTTCTCCACCTGTGGCTCCCACATGGCTGCAGTGACACTCTTTGTTGGGACTGTCTTTGTCATGTATGCCCAGCCAGGAGCAATTGAGTCCATGGAGCAGGGCAAGGTGGTCTCTGTCTTCTACACACTGGTCATCCCAATGCTCAATCCCCTAATCTACAGTCTGCGAAATAAGGATGTGAAGGAGGCCCTGTGGAGGCTGCACCAGAAACACACAGCCATGTGAAGCATGTAC encodes:
- the LOC132012946 gene encoding olfactory receptor 9S13-like; translation: MPLPRNGTLSMVYFQDFVLEGFKGGLETQALLFAVFLALYMVTMLGNLTMIMVITLDAHLHSPMYFFLKNLSFLDLCYSSVIAPNALVNFFSPSKVITFAGCATQLFFFSLLVTTEGFLLGVMAYDRFMAICSPLRYPITMCHSACTRLVLGTYCGGCLNSVVQTSFTFRLPFCSSNRINHFFCDVPPLLQLACGNTAINELILFGICGLIIVGVTSVVLVSYGYITVTILRMRSGAGRRKVFSTCGSHMAAVTLFVGTVFVMYAQPGAIESMEQGKVVSVFYTLVIPMLNPLIYSLRNKDVKEALWRLHQKHTAM